From the genome of Blastopirellula marina:
CCCTACTGCCGATCCCGCTGGCGATCGTCGACTTTGACAGCGTCGTGATGATCGTCCTGGTGATCGCCATACCGGGCGCCATTCAAATGACGCTCGGAAACGTGATCGAACCGATGATCATGGGGGAAGGTCTGCAACTGCACCCGGTGACTATCCTGTTAAGTCTGACCTTCTGGGGCATGCTGTGGGGACCAGTCGGCATGGTGCTGGCCGTGCCAATCACCGCCACGATGCGGATCGTGCTGCTGCGGTTCGAAACAACCCGCGTGATCGGCAATCTGATGGCGGGCATTTTTCCGGAACATATGTAGCTAACGTCTGGGTGCCGTTGCCACGTCTGCGTGGCAATGAATGCGTT
Proteins encoded in this window:
- a CDS encoding AI-2E family transporter produces the protein LLPIPLAIVDFDSVVMIVLVIAIPGAIQMTLGNVIEPMIMGEGLQLHPVTILLSLTFWGMLWGPVGMVLAVPITATMRIVLLRFETTRVIGNLMAGIFPEHM